Genomic DNA from Brassica rapa cultivar Chiifu-401-42 chromosome A04, CAAS_Brap_v3.01, whole genome shotgun sequence:
GTTTTTACACACTAAAACGGCACCCTTGTTGCTCAATTTCGCAAACCTCAGCGTTTTAACGAACTCTCGCCGCTTCGAGTCTACCACCAAGAAGTCCACGCCGGGAAACTCCTCCATCGTGTTCTCAACAGATTCTCTGACCACAACAACCTCCGTAGCTTCCGTTGTAACGACTCCTCTCATGGCCGACACGTACTCCAGTCTCGACTGCTCATCTGGTACTATACACACGTGTCTCCCGCAAGTGTGACTAGCAGCAACCGCGAGTCCTACGCTAGTCGCGAGTGGATCGCCGCGTGACCATGTCTCAACGATTAGCCTAGCGTTCCATCCGGCGGCCGTAGCTGATAAAAACTCCGCCACTCCTGATTCTTTGTAGCTCTTACACTATATGCATGCAGATTAACACTGATCaggataaataaatataagCACATGTAACATATCACATATGATTATAAGTTAAATCACATACAGATCTAACGGTGCTGATGTAGGCTTCAGAGGCGGTTTCAGGCGACCAAACAAGCTTCATGGTGAAAGTTCAATGGAGATTTTGTGAGTTTGTGATACGAAGGAAGTGGTTAGGTTATTATATAAATGGACAGACGAAGCGTTGACATTTGCCTACACTAATTAACAACGTGTCAATTGGTCTCATTGCTACCATTTATTACTACTCCCTATTCCCTATGCttgtcaaaaatatataatttcattccatatatttttttcttgtcaacAATTTCATACTGTATCTAGAATGAGTTATCTAAATCAagttattttagagaaaaaaacaatactatgaattataagaattatattaattttatatagtactagttaattatttttattttggtccaTGTTTCGCTTTTCATC
This window encodes:
- the LOC103866204 gene encoding uncharacterized protein LOC103866204; the protein is MKLVWSPETASEAYISTVRSCKSYKESGVAEFLSATAAGWNARLIVETWSRGDPLATSVGLAVAASHTCGRHVCIVPDEQSRLEYVSAMRGVVTTEATEVVVVRESVENTMEEFPGVDFLVVDSKRREFVKTLRFAKLSNKGAVLVCKNAAQRAISGFKWQDVLKKGTRVVRSVFLPVGSGLDMVHVGAAGGNQRGDSRKHPSRWIRHVDHLSGEEHLFRRLN